A window of the Parabacteroides merdae ATCC 43184 genome harbors these coding sequences:
- a CDS encoding RagB/SusD family nutrient uptake outer membrane protein produces the protein MKLTRYFFVVAVSTALATGLTGCLSQDEFLEEHSYKFDDQTFYQSESDMELALNGCYRQIQSLMMGQTHGSHSWMIGGIGLDTYSQKGGNDHFSNWNTLTSESGYTRHWYDNLFKLINRANTVIDMIDERVNIQYSSEEKKLAIRAEAVFFRGWAYRVLAGMYGNVPILEHHATEITTGYTPSNRQTVWEFCKKDFEYAAVNLPKTASKPGKLTRAAADHYLAEISLALGDFDNAVAASTRVIDGTDGDYHLMTTRFGSRAGEATDRYGNSLAAPAGAYWDLFREGGNQNSTDNKEAIWVCQYNYGTYSTGGGGNEWWRINANNIESVWMSTTVRNDTKKRTLSNGTQIYLWGDNVACFQPGIMGSAKSNVPSAKDRYEANIARDSMGGNVAYQGTGIIPTYYVRDRLWEESCKNGKVDFRGSEVMIQRNWYTPGGTRWLDEKAAAYARAEKARGTADEAAYAITASDTVEIFPRFWKFSDDRHPNGDNKAYDCDWYMLRIAETYLIRAEAYLALGEKSKAAADINVLRDRANASYCTAADIDIDYILDERARELLGEENRWITLNRLSVNPNATYISDCHPIQDETTGNTMYDRARKYAFGYENLSGSNQPREWDPVEKRYISNFHPYNYQYPIPTQVIQSNTGIEYPQNTGY, from the coding sequence ATGAAACTCACGAGATATTTTTTTGTAGTAGCTGTTAGTACAGCATTGGCAACCGGTTTGACCGGGTGTTTAAGCCAAGATGAATTTTTGGAAGAGCATTCTTATAAATTCGATGACCAGACATTTTATCAATCAGAATCAGATATGGAATTGGCTCTTAACGGTTGTTATCGCCAGATCCAGTCTTTGATGATGGGGCAGACGCATGGATCTCACTCTTGGATGATTGGGGGAATCGGATTGGACACATATAGTCAAAAAGGAGGAAATGATCATTTTTCAAATTGGAATACATTGACTTCTGAAAGTGGATATACACGTCATTGGTATGATAATTTGTTCAAGTTGATCAACCGGGCCAATACTGTCATTGATATGATAGACGAACGTGTTAATATCCAATATTCTTCTGAAGAGAAGAAACTGGCTATCCGTGCAGAGGCTGTATTTTTCAGGGGATGGGCGTATCGTGTATTGGCCGGTATGTATGGCAATGTGCCTATTCTGGAACACCATGCGACAGAAATTACTACGGGATATACACCAAGTAATCGTCAAACTGTATGGGAATTCTGTAAGAAGGATTTTGAATATGCTGCAGTTAATCTGCCAAAGACAGCCTCTAAACCGGGCAAGCTTACACGAGCTGCCGCTGATCATTATTTGGCGGAAATTAGTTTAGCATTAGGGGATTTTGATAATGCTGTGGCTGCCTCTACTCGTGTTATCGATGGTACGGACGGAGATTATCACTTGATGACGACTCGTTTTGGTTCTCGTGCTGGAGAGGCCACCGATCGTTATGGTAATTCATTGGCTGCTCCCGCTGGTGCTTATTGGGATCTTTTCCGTGAAGGTGGCAACCAGAACTCAACAGATAACAAAGAAGCTATTTGGGTTTGCCAATATAATTATGGAACTTACTCTACCGGTGGCGGCGGTAATGAATGGTGGCGTATTAATGCCAATAATATCGAGTCGGTTTGGATGTCTACGACTGTTCGGAATGATACGAAAAAACGCACTTTGTCAAATGGAACTCAGATATATTTATGGGGTGACAATGTGGCTTGTTTTCAACCAGGTATTATGGGTAGTGCGAAATCGAATGTACCGAGTGCGAAAGATCGCTATGAAGCGAATATTGCCCGTGACTCGATGGGGGGGAATGTGGCTTATCAAGGAACCGGTATTATTCCAACCTATTATGTACGGGATCGTTTATGGGAAGAGTCTTGCAAAAATGGTAAGGTAGATTTTCGTGGTTCTGAGGTCATGATTCAGCGAAACTGGTATACGCCGGGGGGAACGCGTTGGCTGGATGAAAAAGCTGCTGCTTATGCACGGGCAGAAAAGGCTAGAGGCACGGCCGATGAGGCGGCTTATGCTATTACGGCTTCTGATACAGTTGAAATTTTCCCTCGTTTTTGGAAATTTTCTGATGACAGACATCCGAACGGTGACAACAAAGCCTATGACTGTGATTGGTATATGTTGCGTATAGCTGAAACTTATCTGATTCGTGCAGAAGCTTATTTGGCATTGGGAGAAAAGTCGAAAGCTGCTGCTGATATCAATGTATTGCGTGATCGTGCTAATGCATCTTATTGTACAGCTGCCGATATCGATATTGACTATATTTTGGATGAACGTGCTCGTGAGTTGTTGGGAGAGGAAAACCGTTGGATCACGTTGAATCGTTTATCTGTCAATCCGAATGCAACGTATATTAGCGATTGTCATCCGATTCAGGATGAAACGACGGGTAATACGATGTATGATCGCGCTCGCAAATATGCTTTCGGGTATGAAAACTTGTCTGGTTCTAATCAACCGCGCGAATGGGATCCAGTAGAAAAACGGTATATTTCCAACTTCCATCCGTATAATTATCAGTATCCGATTCCGACGCAGGTAATTCAGTCTAATACAGGTATTGAATATCCGCAGAATACTGGATATTAA
- a CDS encoding SusC/RagA family TonB-linked outer membrane protein translates to MKSRILLFLGLLSCIGLQMFAQVSVSGKVVDAGGIEMPGVNIAIKGTMVGTMTGADGTFTLSSIPGGKDAVLVFSFIGFRSQEVKVGNQTFINVKLEEDTEQLEEVVVIGYGTARKKDLSGAISNVQMTDELAALPNPNVMGSLSSKVAGFRYSPTNSAGGDNFSSLNIRGKNAIPADVSAGQQSVNQPLLIVDGVISFGSINEINTNDIQSVDVLKDASAAAIYGSRAANGVIIITTKRGLSERPVINVNSSWNFSGWSRMPKMVTDEEKFFRNRFYAKQAGGSIPSDAVWSSDFDRAQLMNTVEYDAYNEGVYTDWLDEISRTGFGQKYDVSVSGRSKIVNYYISGDYTRQKGIRKGDDYEKYNIMTKLDIQAKEWLKIGLKGNYLGAKEWGVPARIQNATWMTPYSYTHARQPGYENWPNSRPDGNSASPFWGSGAGDSHLWTDDQKRNYNINGVAYAQVDFPFLQGLSYRISLNARRNSAMRDVFNDPRIWVNTDNTADMDNPDKFGVNVEGYSYTQLSSTWNVDNIFTYTRDFKNHHVDAMIGYTREASNSELLRTDFKGFSVPTTLGVYKQDLANTRTIRRERTSSSAIGILTRVNYNYKSTYYANFTFRRDGYSAFSAGNKWGNFYGASAAWVLSNENFVKDNADWLDYLKLRFSWGQNGSRSVSPYATIGSVGTTYTWFGDSASGSAFGLVPSSLPNRSLTWATVEKFNVGIDYNVLAGRLGGAVDVYAGKTTDMLMDRSVPYPTGFQTAKANAGKVTNKGIEITLNSVNIDGDGKEKFRWETNVVFDLNRNEIKSLYGKNYKGEEADDVANAVAYGFDSYYALIIGKPIGAAYDLKKVGVFQSQEEVDNYVDKDGNKIMPNAVPGDLKFEDFNEDGKIDANDRQYLGSMDPLFTINLGNTLSYKNFSLYFNFRWMQGNDTHFLGYNPHAYSIGGSGAQLDAVDPWTPTNHTNDYPRYGYNNSLNYQYWSPRSFLKLKDLVFSYNFDQKLIKPYGIEGLRLYVSGTDLFTITGWTGLDPEDGGTIAGGPTSSSMGSKGTYRTFTAGINLTF, encoded by the coding sequence ATGAAGAGTCGGATTCTATTGTTTTTGGGTCTTCTATCCTGTATAGGATTGCAGATGTTTGCCCAAGTCTCTGTTTCAGGGAAAGTAGTTGATGCAGGTGGAATAGAAATGCCTGGTGTTAATATTGCAATTAAAGGAACGATGGTCGGTACGATGACAGGTGCTGATGGTACGTTTACTTTATCAAGTATTCCAGGTGGAAAAGATGCCGTATTGGTTTTTTCGTTTATCGGTTTTAGGTCCCAAGAGGTGAAAGTGGGAAATCAGACGTTTATTAATGTCAAATTAGAAGAAGATACCGAGCAACTGGAAGAAGTTGTTGTTATCGGTTATGGAACGGCTCGGAAAAAAGATCTTTCCGGCGCAATTTCAAATGTGCAGATGACAGATGAACTTGCTGCTCTGCCAAATCCGAACGTAATGGGGTCCTTATCTAGTAAAGTGGCAGGTTTCCGTTACTCTCCTACCAATAGTGCGGGGGGAGATAACTTCAGTAGTCTGAATATCCGTGGTAAGAATGCAATTCCTGCTGATGTTTCAGCTGGCCAGCAAAGTGTCAATCAGCCGTTGTTGATAGTCGATGGCGTGATTAGTTTTGGTTCAATCAATGAAATCAATACGAATGACATTCAGAGTGTAGACGTGCTGAAAGATGCTTCTGCTGCGGCAATTTACGGTTCACGTGCTGCTAATGGTGTGATCATTATTACGACTAAAAGAGGATTGAGCGAAAGGCCGGTAATCAATGTGAACTCGAGTTGGAACTTTTCCGGTTGGTCTCGTATGCCGAAAATGGTGACGGATGAAGAAAAATTCTTCCGCAACCGTTTCTATGCAAAACAGGCAGGCGGTAGTATTCCTTCTGATGCTGTCTGGTCATCTGATTTTGATAGAGCTCAGTTGATGAATACGGTTGAGTATGATGCTTATAATGAGGGTGTTTATACAGACTGGCTGGATGAAATCTCACGTACCGGTTTTGGCCAAAAGTATGACGTGAGTGTTTCCGGTCGTTCAAAAATTGTGAACTATTATATTTCAGGTGATTATACGCGCCAAAAGGGTATTCGTAAAGGGGATGATTATGAAAAATATAACATCATGACCAAGTTGGATATTCAGGCAAAGGAATGGTTGAAAATTGGTTTGAAGGGGAATTATTTAGGTGCTAAAGAATGGGGAGTTCCTGCTCGTATTCAGAACGCCACTTGGATGACACCCTATTCTTATACGCATGCGCGTCAGCCGGGGTACGAGAATTGGCCGAATTCCAGACCTGACGGCAATTCTGCCAGTCCGTTTTGGGGATCTGGTGCTGGTGACTCTCATTTGTGGACAGATGATCAGAAGCGTAATTATAACATCAATGGTGTTGCGTATGCACAGGTAGATTTTCCATTTCTACAAGGGTTGTCTTATCGTATTTCATTGAATGCCCGCCGTAATTCAGCTATGCGTGATGTTTTTAATGATCCTCGTATTTGGGTGAATACGGACAATACTGCTGATATGGACAATCCGGATAAATTTGGGGTGAATGTTGAAGGTTATTCCTATACACAACTTTCTTCTACCTGGAACGTAGATAACATCTTTACATATACGCGTGATTTTAAAAACCATCATGTGGATGCCATGATTGGTTATACACGTGAAGCATCCAACAGCGAATTGCTCCGTACCGATTTTAAGGGATTTTCTGTTCCAACTACGTTAGGGGTTTATAAACAGGACTTGGCTAATACACGTACAATTCGCCGTGAACGTACAAGTAGTTCTGCCATAGGTATATTGACTCGTGTTAATTACAATTATAAAAGTACTTACTATGCGAATTTCACGTTTCGCCGTGATGGTTATTCAGCCTTCTCTGCTGGTAACAAGTGGGGTAACTTCTATGGTGCCTCTGCAGCTTGGGTGTTGAGTAACGAAAATTTTGTCAAAGACAACGCGGATTGGTTGGATTATCTGAAGCTCCGTTTCTCTTGGGGACAGAACGGTAGTCGCTCCGTTTCTCCGTATGCGACGATTGGTTCGGTTGGAACCACTTATACTTGGTTTGGAGATTCTGCTTCCGGTAGTGCTTTCGGACTGGTTCCTTCTTCCTTGCCGAACCGTTCTTTAACATGGGCGACTGTTGAAAAGTTTAATGTAGGTATTGATTACAATGTATTGGCCGGTCGTTTGGGAGGTGCCGTTGATGTATATGCGGGTAAAACGACCGATATGTTGATGGATCGTTCTGTTCCGTATCCTACCGGTTTCCAGACTGCTAAAGCAAATGCTGGTAAAGTGACGAATAAAGGTATTGAAATCACATTGAATTCTGTGAATATTGATGGTGATGGTAAGGAAAAGTTCCGGTGGGAAACTAATGTGGTATTTGATTTGAACCGTAACGAAATCAAGAGCTTGTATGGTAAGAACTACAAAGGTGAAGAAGCGGATGATGTGGCCAATGCGGTTGCCTACGGTTTTGATAGTTACTATGCTTTAATTATCGGCAAACCGATCGGTGCAGCATATGATTTGAAGAAAGTTGGGGTTTTCCAGAGTCAGGAAGAAGTTGATAATTATGTGGACAAGGATGGTAATAAGATCATGCCGAATGCGGTTCCTGGTGATTTGAAGTTCGAAGATTTTAATGAGGATGGCAAGATTGATGCCAATGATCGTCAGTATTTGGGATCAATGGACCCGTTGTTCACAATTAATTTAGGGAACACATTGAGTTATAAAAACTTCTCTTTGTATTTCAACTTTCGTTGGATGCAGGGCAATGATACTCATTTCTTAGGCTATAATCCGCACGCTTACAGTATAGGTGGTAGTGGTGCCCAGCTGGATGCAGTTGATCCTTGGACCCCGACAAATCATACCAACGATTATCCTCGTTATGGATACAATAACTCTTTGAACTATCAGTACTGGAGTCCGCGTTCCTTCTTAAAATTGAAAGACTTGGTATTCTCTTATAATTTTGATCAAAAATTGATTAAACCTTATGGAATCGAAGGCCTTCGTTTGTATGTCTCCGGTACAGATTTGTTTACAATCACAGGCTGGACAGGTTTGGATCCTGAAGATGGGGGTACGATTGCGGGTGGCCCTACATCCAGCAGTATGGGTAGTAAAGGAACCTATCGTACATTCACAGCCGGCATTAACTTGACATTCTAA
- a CDS encoding ADP-ribosylglycohydrolase family protein produces MNKILLFLAIGFATGMLSCSQQTLEKTDSLPQTYTISQERLLDKIKGGWAGQTIGVAYGGPTEFRYRSAMIQDYVPISYADGCIKNYFKHAPGLFDDIYMDLTFVEVFDRLGIDAPVDSFAHAFAHADYGLWHANQAARYNILNGIMPPASGHWLNNPHADDIDYQIEADFAGLMTPGMPNTASEISDKIGHIMNYGDGWYGGVYIGAMYSLAFISDDINIVVQEALKTIPENSRFHQCMNDVIQWHRQYPNDWKQTWAECEKKWNQDIGCPEGTLLPYNIDAVINCAYVVMGLLYGEGDFYKTMDISTRCGQDSDCNPASAAGILATIQGYSQIPEYWMKNLREVENLNFAYTDMSLNQTYQTSFKHALQMIKRNGGSISGDNITIVCQTPVPVRFEQAFEGMFPIGRQEIRKELRHLGSFTFEGTGIVFTGYIRGAKNYVAQVEMYVDGKIIERAVLPTGKNHRVDLFWKYQLPEGKHIVTFKWLNPDSNAQIHCNDALIYSNRPLPIPHQ; encoded by the coding sequence ATGAACAAAATCCTACTCTTTTTAGCAATTGGGTTTGCAACAGGAATGCTTTCTTGCTCACAACAGACATTGGAAAAAACAGATAGTCTTCCTCAAACCTATACGATTAGCCAAGAAAGGCTATTAGACAAAATCAAAGGTGGCTGGGCTGGACAAACGATCGGCGTAGCATACGGAGGTCCGACTGAATTCCGTTATCGAAGCGCCATGATTCAAGACTACGTCCCGATTAGCTATGCAGATGGGTGTATCAAGAACTATTTCAAGCATGCTCCCGGATTGTTTGATGACATCTATATGGATTTGACATTCGTAGAGGTCTTCGACCGTTTGGGAATAGACGCTCCAGTCGACTCTTTCGCACACGCATTTGCTCACGCAGACTATGGACTTTGGCACGCCAATCAGGCAGCACGCTACAACATTTTAAACGGCATTATGCCTCCTGCTTCCGGACATTGGCTGAATAACCCACATGCCGATGATATCGATTACCAAATCGAAGCCGATTTTGCTGGCTTAATGACACCAGGTATGCCAAATACAGCTTCCGAAATATCAGATAAGATCGGTCATATCATGAATTATGGCGATGGATGGTATGGTGGGGTCTATATAGGTGCCATGTATTCGCTTGCTTTCATTTCCGATGACATTAACATAGTAGTCCAAGAAGCCTTGAAAACCATTCCAGAAAACAGCCGCTTCCACCAGTGTATGAACGATGTAATCCAATGGCATCGACAATATCCAAACGACTGGAAACAAACATGGGCTGAATGTGAAAAAAAATGGAATCAGGATATCGGCTGTCCTGAAGGGACTTTACTTCCATACAATATTGATGCCGTCATCAATTGCGCATACGTAGTTATGGGATTGCTGTACGGAGAGGGTGATTTTTATAAAACTATGGATATCTCAACACGCTGCGGACAAGACTCCGACTGCAATCCAGCATCTGCAGCAGGCATTCTGGCCACTATACAAGGATATAGCCAGATTCCCGAATACTGGATGAAAAACTTGCGTGAAGTAGAGAACCTCAATTTTGCCTATACAGATATGTCTTTAAACCAGACCTACCAAACCTCTTTCAAACATGCATTGCAGATGATCAAACGCAACGGTGGCAGCATCAGTGGAGACAATATTACTATTGTCTGCCAGACACCTGTTCCAGTCCGTTTTGAACAAGCATTCGAAGGCATGTTCCCAATTGGCCGTCAGGAAATCCGGAAGGAACTAAGACACCTCGGCTCATTTACTTTCGAAGGGACAGGTATCGTTTTCACGGGCTACATCCGGGGAGCTAAAAACTATGTTGCTCAAGTAGAAATGTATGTTGACGGAAAAATCATTGAAAGGGCTGTTCTACCAACCGGGAAAAATCATCGTGTAGACCTGTTCTGGAAATATCAGTTGCCAGAAGGAAAACATATCGTTACATTCAAATGGCTGAATCCCGATTCCAATGCTCAAATCCACTGTAATGACGCTCTTATCTACTCTAACAGACCGCTCCCGATTCCTCATCAATAA
- a CDS encoding AraC family transcriptional regulator, with product MNVDYNKHNIVKYLANNKDKDIWKMSVSSIGFQSTKFLDSYPPKGHPFGYTFNPERGRILDEFSLIYITKGRGTFQSGNCSEKKITKGDVFLLFPREWHTYRPAKDIGWNEYFVTFQGEYFNKLLNKIFQPNDPIIHIGINEQIVKHFLEMLDYAKAQSPGFQAVMAGIMMHMIGDIYSINKNYDCEPASLQKIQEACVLILENIYDKLTPEDIAESINMSYSNLRKSFKRYTGITIHQYILQQKISNIKKLLDNTEMSVQDIAMKLNFGSANYFSCFFKSKTGISPLSYRKKFEKLQEKAPKALY from the coding sequence ATGAATGTAGACTACAATAAACACAACATTGTCAAATACTTAGCAAACAATAAAGATAAAGACATATGGAAAATGTCGGTGAGCAGTATAGGATTCCAATCCACCAAGTTTCTAGACAGCTATCCTCCAAAAGGCCATCCATTCGGATACACCTTCAATCCCGAACGAGGACGAATCTTAGACGAATTCTCCTTAATCTATATTACAAAAGGGAGAGGAACATTTCAGTCCGGCAACTGTTCCGAAAAAAAAATAACTAAAGGAGATGTTTTCCTTTTGTTTCCCAGAGAATGGCATACATACCGACCGGCAAAAGACATCGGATGGAATGAATATTTTGTAACTTTCCAAGGAGAATATTTTAATAAATTACTCAATAAGATTTTCCAACCTAATGATCCCATTATCCACATCGGCATAAACGAACAAATAGTCAAGCATTTTCTTGAAATGCTTGACTATGCCAAGGCACAGTCACCCGGATTTCAAGCTGTCATGGCGGGAATTATGATGCATATGATCGGCGATATCTATTCGATCAACAAAAACTATGATTGTGAACCAGCTTCTCTGCAGAAGATACAGGAGGCATGCGTACTGATTCTAGAAAACATTTACGACAAATTAACACCGGAAGACATTGCCGAATCCATCAACATGAGCTATTCCAATCTCAGGAAATCATTCAAGCGATACACCGGAATCACCATCCATCAATACATTTTACAACAAAAAATTAGTAATATCAAAAAATTACTGGACAATACGGAAATGTCGGTCCAAGACATTGCAATGAAGTTAAATTTCGGGTCGGCCAACTACTTCTCGTGCTTTTTCAAGAGTAAAACAGGTATAAGCCCACTTTCCTACCGGAAAAAATTCGAAAAGTTGCAGGAAAAAGCCCCAAAGGCTCTGTATTAA
- a CDS encoding nucleotidyl transferase AbiEii/AbiGii toxin family protein — MRQAINTWYLLARYFNERLLCRASVSQYKDKFLLKGGSLLYAMNGLEARPTVDVGLWRTGSVVAGISWLVYSKKSWVSYAMKMGCHLTQEVSK; from the coding sequence ATGAGACAGGCTATAAATACATGGTATCTTCTGGCAAGATACTTCAACGAGAGACTGCTTTGCAGGGCTTCTGTAAGCCAGTACAAGGACAAATTCTTGTTGAAAGGCGGTTCTTTGCTTTATGCCATGAATGGACTTGAGGCTCGTCCTACGGTTGATGTGGGTTTATGGCGGACAGGATCAGTTGTGGCTGGGATTTCCTGGCTCGTGTATTCCAAGAAATCCTGGGTATCGTATGCCATGAAGATGGGGTGTCATTTGACGCAGGAAGTATCAAAATAG
- a CDS encoding type IV toxin-antitoxin system AbiEi family antitoxin domain-containing protein — MNDIINKVASLGGTISTTDISHLSEYKQVLRAKERGDLIRLRHGVYAAPEALLNTMIDVERIIPNGVYACTMPGHIINCLRQSRLLFA; from the coding sequence ATGAATGATATAATTAATAAAGTTGCGTCTCTCGGAGGGACTATATCCACAACGGATATATCTCACCTGTCGGAATATAAACAGGTGTTGCGAGCTAAAGAACGTGGCGATTTGATAAGATTGCGTCATGGGGTATATGCTGCTCCTGAGGCATTGCTAAACACGATGATAGACGTGGAGAGGATAATACCGAATGGTGTTTATGCCTGTACAATGCCTGGACATATCATCAACTGTCTACGACAGTCCCGCCTGCTTTTTGCATAG
- a CDS encoding RloB family protein — MGRQIRKSKGKTMKPNFFVFCEGESEVAYISHLRSQYRAPIQIIPRKSDSNISVRYIENCKREYVVTKNDKTFLMFDLDVDGMLEHLLSIPDAILMVSNPCIELWYLLHFEKCHAELTQNVCIKKLKRHLEHYTKGTLALNEKQQLSEKTSEATARAKMLDTYNNPSTTIYKMIELLESL; from the coding sequence ATGGGACGACAAATAAGAAAATCCAAAGGCAAAACAATGAAGCCAAACTTCTTTGTTTTCTGTGAAGGGGAGTCTGAGGTTGCTTATATCAGCCACCTCCGTTCACAATACCGTGCGCCTATTCAAATTATCCCAAGAAAGAGCGATTCGAACATATCCGTTCGGTATATAGAGAATTGTAAACGGGAATATGTTGTAACCAAAAATGATAAAACATTCCTAATGTTTGACCTAGATGTGGACGGAATGCTGGAACACCTGCTAAGTATTCCAGATGCGATATTGATGGTGTCGAATCCATGTATTGAGTTGTGGTATTTGCTGCACTTTGAGAAGTGTCATGCCGAACTAACGCAAAACGTCTGCATCAAGAAACTGAAAAGACATCTTGAACACTACACAAAGGGAACTTTGGCATTAAATGAGAAACAGCAACTGTCTGAAAAAACATCAGAAGCAACGGCAAGAGCCAAGATGCTGGATACATATAATAATCCATCAACTACCATCTATAAAATGATAGAACTGCTGGAAAGTTTGTAA
- a CDS encoding AAA family ATPase — MILEIRLSNFFSIKDEVVLDMQAASIQTKKAKELEENTFVCGDERLLKTVAIYGANASGKSSLIKAIRACVGMIFSSHNYNENTIFAFTPFKFGGIGKPSTFFIRFLLEGIEYEYSFELNKVEILKEALYYYPNGRRSLVFSRDETKGPDKKNIYEFRSVIRRPMDVAANTSKKTLFVSRASQMDRDTAKDVFRYFNERFILNYFGYNSFSVERLLNENKEQFLNVLRIADSDIVKIDSRHENKVFSTAVIDPADNQILSVEDIQKPQLVITTYHRNNPDVPFNFFAEESDGTQRLFNMMLTILDIVKNNKILLIDEIETQLHIKLVEYIIGLFNKSESAQLIYTTHNTYLLNTNKLRKDQIYFVNKRDDGSSDLYSLFDYKDFRDGLDAEKAYLQGRFDAIPYIDEQTDNFIK, encoded by the coding sequence ATGATACTTGAAATTCGTTTGAGCAACTTCTTCTCAATTAAAGATGAGGTGGTACTGGATATGCAGGCAGCAAGCATACAGACAAAAAAGGCAAAGGAGCTTGAAGAAAATACATTTGTATGCGGTGATGAGCGGTTGCTTAAAACTGTTGCCATTTATGGTGCAAATGCGTCAGGAAAGAGCAGCCTTATCAAGGCTATTCGCGCTTGTGTGGGAATGATATTCTCATCTCATAATTACAATGAGAATACGATATTTGCCTTTACTCCGTTCAAATTCGGAGGCATTGGCAAGCCAAGTACATTCTTCATTCGCTTCCTCCTTGAAGGTATCGAATATGAATATTCTTTTGAACTCAATAAAGTTGAGATACTGAAAGAGGCACTTTACTATTATCCGAATGGCCGTCGTTCACTGGTATTTTCCCGTGATGAAACAAAGGGACCCGACAAAAAGAATATCTATGAATTCCGCTCGGTGATTCGCCGCCCTATGGATGTTGCTGCCAATACATCCAAAAAAACGCTTTTCGTGTCACGCGCCAGTCAGATGGATCGAGATACAGCAAAAGATGTTTTTCGATATTTCAATGAGCGTTTTATTTTGAATTATTTCGGATATAATTCGTTCTCTGTCGAGCGCTTGTTGAATGAGAACAAAGAACAGTTCCTTAATGTGCTGCGAATTGCTGATAGCGACATTGTCAAAATCGACAGCAGGCACGAGAATAAAGTATTTTCGACTGCAGTGATTGACCCTGCAGACAATCAAATATTGTCGGTAGAAGATATTCAGAAACCACAGCTGGTCATTACGACCTATCACAGAAATAACCCGGATGTTCCTTTCAACTTTTTTGCAGAAGAGTCTGATGGAACACAGCGTTTATTCAATATGATGCTGACAATCCTGGATATCGTCAAGAATAATAAAATCTTGTTGATAGATGAAATCGAAACGCAGCTGCATATAAAACTGGTAGAATATATTATCGGTTTGTTCAATAAAAGCGAATCGGCGCAGTTGATATATACTACACACAATACATACCTGCTTAATACCAACAAGTTACGTAAGGATCAGATATATTTTGTTAACAAACGGGATGACGGGTCCTCGGATTTGTATTCGCTGTTTGATTACAAAGATTTCCGTGACGGGCTGGATGCAGAAAAGGCATATCTGCAAGGTCGTTTTGATGCCATCCCGTATATTGACGAACAGACGGATAATTTTATAAAATAG
- a CDS encoding FN3 associated domain-containing protein, giving the protein MDRLYRLITVYDKSHYTYSEHVFQITENFRTDTLQDALEISLSTIGNRPIYYTTDGSQPDTASLIYTEPLIIREDTKLKAVIVTTEDTSSVFEEHIHVNKATFKPSWLANAPHENYTFNGVSTLTDGLQGNQNYNTGRWLGFLKDMDLTIDLQKSTPVSSVSLTVNVSKGAAVMDATGLEVWCSEDGKEYRKLASASYPVLDKEDKDGIYPHTLSFSVVETRYVRIIARVTPKLPAWHMWPGNPAFLFVDEVCVK; this is encoded by the coding sequence ATGGATCGTTTGTATCGTTTGATAACTGTATATGACAAATCTCATTATACTTATTCGGAACATGTTTTTCAAATAACCGAGAACTTCCGGACAGACACGTTGCAAGACGCGCTTGAGATTTCCCTTTCCACTATCGGTAACCGCCCGATCTACTATACGACAGACGGAAGTCAACCGGATACAGCTTCCCTGATCTATACGGAACCATTGATAATACGGGAAGACACCAAACTGAAAGCCGTTATTGTTACGACTGAGGATACCAGTAGTGTATTTGAGGAACATATCCATGTAAACAAAGCAACTTTCAAACCTTCCTGGCTGGCCAATGCACCACATGAGAACTATACTTTCAACGGGGTAAGCACGCTGACTGACGGATTACAGGGTAATCAGAACTATAACACCGGCCGCTGGCTCGGCTTCCTGAAAGATATGGATCTGACCATCGACCTACAAAAGTCGACACCTGTCTCTTCGGTATCGCTGACTGTCAACGTCTCAAAAGGAGCAGCCGTAATGGATGCCACCGGGCTGGAAGTATGGTGTTCTGAAGATGGAAAAGAGTACCGAAAACTTGCTTCGGCCTCTTATCCGGTTTTAGACAAGGAAGATAAAGACGGTATTTACCCGCATACGCTTTCTTTCTCTGTGGTGGAAACCCGTTATGTACGGATTATTGCTAGAGTTACACCGAAATTACCGGCCTGGCATATGTGGCCCGGCAATCCCGCATTTTTATTTGTGGATGAAGTTTGTGTAAAATAA